From the Candidatus Peribacteria bacterium genome, one window contains:
- a CDS encoding adenylyltransferase/cytidyltransferase family protein, translating into MRILVSGTFDDLHPGHLFLLTEASKRGDLYVIVARDSNVLKIKGRAPLQTEDARKDAIANAFPAAHVILGDGEDFLKPVREIHPDLILLGYDQKLPPGITDDDLPYAVERLPGFDPHIHKSSIRRKHIKK; encoded by the coding sequence ATGCGCATTCTTGTAAGCGGCACATTCGACGATCTCCATCCCGGCCACCTCTTCCTTTTGACAGAGGCATCCAAGAGAGGGGATTTGTACGTGATTGTTGCGCGCGATAGCAATGTGTTGAAAATAAAAGGCCGTGCGCCGTTACAAACCGAAGATGCCCGCAAGGACGCGATTGCAAACGCATTCCCTGCGGCGCATGTCATTCTGGGAGACGGTGAGGATTTTCTGAAGCCGGTTCGCGAGATCCATCCGGATCTGATTCTCCTGGGCTATGATCAGAAGCTGCCACCCGGCATCACCGACGATGATCTTCCGTATGCCGTAGAGCGCTTGCCAGGCTTCGACCCCCACATTCACAAAAGCAGTATCAGGCGTAAACACATCAAGAAATAA
- a CDS encoding prepilin peptidase, whose protein sequence is MSAIFLDPIVAIPLLAILGLVFGSFGNVLMDRVTSEKSMGGRSHCMSCHRILTPWELVPVISFCALRGKCYQCKAQIPWEYTLIELLGGALFVVAGMLTSYALLPALFLALALWSMLLIGIVDARTQLIPDLLTAVLGLSALLYHVFLGDVVWTGALLAFAFFGLQWALSRGHWVGSGDILLGIALGLLLGPWQYVVVMLMGAYIVGALLVSVLLGLGSISRTQHIAFGPFLVVGTVISLLFGEVILRVVWPM, encoded by the coding sequence ATGTCCGCCATCTTCCTGGATCCCATTGTCGCCATCCCGCTCCTGGCCATTCTCGGTCTGGTGTTTGGAAGTTTCGGGAACGTGCTGATGGATCGCGTCACCTCGGAAAAAAGTATGGGAGGGCGGTCGCACTGCATGAGTTGTCATCGCATTCTCACGCCGTGGGAACTGGTGCCGGTCATCAGTTTTTGTGCACTGCGCGGCAAGTGCTATCAGTGCAAAGCACAGATTCCCTGGGAATACACACTCATTGAATTACTCGGTGGTGCGCTCTTTGTGGTTGCCGGCATGCTCACATCGTATGCGCTGCTGCCTGCACTCTTTCTTGCGCTTGCACTCTGGTCCATGCTCCTCATCGGCATTGTCGATGCCCGCACGCAGCTTATCCCCGATCTCCTGACAGCCGTCCTCGGATTGAGCGCGCTTCTCTATCACGTCTTTCTCGGTGATGTTGTCTGGACCGGCGCCCTTCTTGCGTTCGCGTTTTTCGGGCTGCAGTGGGCCCTCAGCCGCGGCCACTGGGTTGGCAGCGGTGATATTCTCCTCGGCATCGCACTCGGGCTCCTGCTTGGCCCCTGGCAATACGTAGTGGTGATGTTAATGGGTGCATACATTGTCGGCGCCCTTCTTGTTTCCGTCTTACTCGGACTCGGGTCCATCTCCCGCACACAGCATATCGCCTTCGGGCCGTTCCTGGTCGTGGGCACAGTCATCTCGCTGTTGTTTGGGGAGGTGATCTTACGGGTAGTGTGGCCAATGTAA
- the smpB gene encoding SsrA-binding protein SmpB, giving the protein MKTVASNRRARFDYDIVETIEAGLVLTGPEVKSCRLGHIDLSGAYVSFLHDKPALKQCKISPYPFAAATEILPIGRDKPLLLKKAEAEKLQTLLSQKGISVIPLEVKAGKYIKVVIGIGKGRKTIDKRKVIKERDIKKRLKKGEEI; this is encoded by the coding sequence ATGAAAACAGTCGCAAGTAACCGCCGGGCACGTTTTGACTACGACATAGTCGAAACCATTGAGGCTGGGCTGGTGTTGACCGGTCCGGAAGTGAAATCCTGCCGTTTGGGGCATATCGACTTAAGTGGCGCCTATGTCTCGTTTTTACATGACAAACCTGCGCTCAAGCAGTGCAAAATCTCGCCATATCCGTTTGCAGCAGCCACAGAAATCCTGCCGATCGGGCGGGACAAGCCGTTGCTCCTGAAAAAAGCGGAGGCGGAAAAATTGCAGACACTCCTCAGCCAGAAAGGAATCAGCGTTATTCCTTTGGAAGTGAAAGCAGGAAAATACATCAAAGTGGTGATTGGAATCGGTAAAGGACGGAAGACGATTGATAAGCGGAAAGTGATTAAAGAAAGAGATATCAAAAAGAGATTGAAGAAGGGGGAGGAAATTTGA
- the recR gene encoding recombination mediator RecR has product MSLLPPQITRTIEEFQKLPGVGAKSAERLVFHLLRSSRANPESLGKALIELKQQLRFCRECQMVTTNERCVICEDLGRDKSMILVVEEPLEVVAFEKTQYKGAYHVLHGVLSPIDGMGPEQLKIRELIERARAGGIREIIIATDPDIEGEATATYLREQLKTIVPSITRLAHGLPMGADIEFADQVTLREALAGRRSL; this is encoded by the coding sequence ATGTCTTTGCTCCCGCCCCAAATCACCCGCACGATTGAAGAGTTCCAGAAGCTTCCGGGCGTCGGTGCGAAGTCGGCGGAGAGACTGGTGTTTCATCTTCTCAGAAGTTCCCGCGCCAATCCGGAGTCGCTCGGAAAGGCACTGATTGAATTGAAGCAGCAGCTGCGTTTTTGCCGCGAGTGTCAGATGGTGACGACGAATGAACGGTGTGTAATCTGCGAAGATCTGGGTCGTGACAAGAGCATGATTCTGGTGGTGGAAGAGCCGCTCGAAGTGGTGGCGTTTGAAAAGACGCAGTACAAAGGCGCCTACCATGTGCTGCATGGCGTGCTCTCGCCTATCGATGGCATGGGCCCGGAACAGTTGAAAATCCGTGAGCTGATTGAGCGCGCAAGAGCAGGGGGCATCCGCGAAATTATCATCGCGACGGACCCGGATATTGAAGGTGAAGCGACTGCAACCTATTTGCGCGAACAGTTGAAAACCATTGTCCCGAGCATCACGCGCCTCGCGCATGGGCTCCCCATGGGGGCGGATATTGAATTTGCGGATCAGGTCACACTGAGAGAGGCGCTGGCGGGAAGACGGTCACTATAA